The following proteins are co-located in the Lacticaseibacillus paracasei subsp. paracasei genome:
- a CDS encoding DUF3284 domain-containing protein encodes MKITMNLPVEPAVFFKQLQLSALADIRTHTGREPLPGSLRGFSYAKKWPNGRQARLQITDMEPNKVYAYTLATPQDDFRVSYRIVPLASGKSRLEYEESLVAKTARGTANNRVSGLLMGWFRKRRFKKMALKMCQS; translated from the coding sequence ATGAAGATCACCATGAATCTGCCGGTTGAGCCGGCGGTCTTTTTCAAACAGTTACAGCTCTCGGCATTGGCAGACATTCGCACGCATACCGGCCGGGAACCTTTACCGGGAAGTTTGCGCGGGTTTAGCTATGCTAAAAAATGGCCGAATGGTCGGCAGGCGCGGCTGCAGATTACCGACATGGAGCCGAACAAAGTCTATGCTTATACATTGGCAACGCCGCAAGACGACTTTCGCGTTAGCTATCGCATAGTGCCACTTGCATCGGGAAAAAGTCGGTTGGAATATGAAGAATCCTTAGTCGCAAAAACGGCGCGCGGCACGGCCAACAATCGGGTGAGCGGCCTACTGATGGGCTGGTTTCGGAAACGCCGATTCAAGAAAATGGCCTTGAAGATGTGTCAATCTTAA
- a CDS encoding PTS sugar transporter subunit IIC, translating to MNAFIGWLNRHVVPIAAKIGSIRWLVALRDAFIAIMPAMMAGAVSTVLNVLIRDIPTQFKWMGIVDSMQWLIGINAMVWTGTLAILGLLFAFTFGYQLAVQYQVEPVTGGIVVLGAFIMSLPQNFTVALSSALGKGATKLITDAGGVVDGKNISMWGYFNFGKFFGSYGFFTVMIMGGIAMTLYIWLMKKNVTIKMPEAVPPAIAKAFTGIIPATAALYLAGVINYLISLNKTTVIEFIATLIQEPLLNMSQGFWAVLLMTLLVQIFWFFGLHGTNVLGPVLDSIWLTAQIANMNAFMKGEALPFVWTRNAFDLYAWIGGAGSTLLLLIAILLFSKRDDQRTVAKLSIAPGCFNVNEPVMFGLPIVLDPIYFIPFILAPVVMVSIAYGAHILGWVSPVKNQIVWSMPPFVNSLIATMDWRAPILQAVNMVIGFLIYVPFVKAANKLDPELTVDEPVMKKEKRVKETGKLEGDAV from the coding sequence ATGAATGCATTTATTGGATGGCTGAATCGGCATGTGGTGCCGATCGCGGCTAAGATTGGATCAATTCGGTGGTTAGTTGCTTTGCGTGACGCGTTTATTGCGATCATGCCAGCGATGATGGCCGGCGCAGTTTCGACAGTCTTGAACGTTTTAATTCGCGATATTCCGACCCAGTTCAAGTGGATGGGCATTGTTGATTCAATGCAATGGCTGATCGGCATTAATGCGATGGTTTGGACCGGCACACTGGCGATTCTAGGCTTGCTGTTTGCCTTCACGTTCGGCTATCAATTAGCAGTCCAGTACCAAGTTGAGCCGGTGACTGGCGGGATTGTGGTACTAGGCGCATTCATCATGAGTTTACCGCAGAATTTCACAGTCGCTTTAAGCAGTGCACTTGGTAAAGGCGCTACAAAGTTGATTACCGATGCTGGTGGGGTCGTTGATGGCAAGAACATCAGCATGTGGGGCTACTTCAACTTTGGCAAGTTCTTTGGTTCCTATGGCTTCTTCACTGTCATGATCATGGGCGGCATCGCCATGACCTTATACATCTGGCTCATGAAAAAGAATGTCACGATTAAGATGCCAGAGGCGGTGCCGCCTGCTATTGCGAAGGCGTTTACCGGGATCATTCCAGCAACGGCTGCGTTGTATTTAGCCGGTGTGATCAACTATCTGATTAGCTTAAACAAAACAACGGTGATCGAATTTATTGCTACCTTAATTCAGGAACCATTGCTGAATATGTCGCAAGGTTTCTGGGCAGTCTTACTGATGACACTGTTGGTGCAAATCTTCTGGTTCTTCGGTCTGCACGGGACCAATGTGCTCGGACCGGTGTTGGATTCCATTTGGTTGACCGCGCAAATTGCTAACATGAATGCGTTCATGAAAGGTGAAGCGTTACCGTTTGTCTGGACGCGAAACGCATTTGATCTGTATGCATGGATTGGCGGCGCCGGCAGTACCTTGCTGCTGCTGATTGCCATCCTCCTGTTTTCAAAACGAGACGATCAACGTACCGTGGCAAAATTATCAATTGCCCCAGGCTGCTTCAATGTGAATGAACCTGTGATGTTCGGGTTGCCGATCGTGCTGGATCCGATTTACTTCATCCCATTCATTTTGGCGCCAGTGGTCATGGTCTCAATCGCTTATGGCGCCCACATCCTCGGCTGGGTATCGCCAGTTAAGAATCAAATCGTCTGGTCAATGCCACCGTTTGTCAACTCGCTGATTGCAACCATGGACTGGCGCGCACCGATTCTACAGGCAGTCAATATGGTCATCGGGTTCTTGATCTATGTGCCATTCGTCAAAGCGGCCAACAAACTGGACCCTGAGTTGACCGTTGACGAACCGGTGATGAAAAAAGAAAAACGCGTGAAGGAGACAGGCAAGCTGGAAGGTGATGCTGTTTGA
- a CDS encoding alpha-galactosidase: MANIEYDPERQLFHLHNDTFSYVIQVIRGYLVKRYCGPALDHFSGTAKLEDFSHAFNIQNDAAPYSLTTLPLEYSTLMGGDYRTPAYAVRNGHGQLIGNLKFDHYQILAGNESFNGTLPTARTPHGQTLIITMHDETQTLAVRLKYTIVGDLPVLLKQVEYRNLTDTTLTITHAASLQLDFDDHAYDLITLTGAHLNEAKVTRQPLTPGKKSIGSNYGASGPQGVPATILAAPATNEFAGEALGVTILWSGNFNYTAQVDQFDNSRLVMGLNPELFAWQLKPGKPFVTPEAAVAYTNDGLNDLSRIFHRFFADHVMPLPRKNLIEYNTWETTYFDVSEAKILAEIPKAEELGVELLVIDDGWFKNRPNDAGQLGDWVPDPVKFPHGLRPVADAIHARGLAFGLWVEPEMISENSELYATHPDWAMQYVGQKPLRSRNQLILDLSQRIVQDHLITVLTNLVRDNHIDYLKWDYNRHFSQPGSPVLPPDQQGEVGYRYTRGLYRVLKTLRDTFPKLLIENCSSGGGRLDGGMISYTDQTWTSDFTDPVYRMKIMNGFSLFFPLKIFVSHFTASPNLQDARLTPLHTRALLSLVGITGIECPPSQLSPAEAAAVKASFAFYKANRKELQNGLLFRLRPSHVNQDEVCWLITNASKTKALVLTSVGVTSPIPHYQHVLLHYLDPRLSYQIDNTKNATGLELNHAGVTLPLAHGDFSATLMELTAVTNLPQPTAAPTLDQITTQS; this comes from the coding sequence ATGGCAAATATTGAATATGATCCGGAACGTCAATTGTTTCATTTGCACAACGACACCTTTAGCTATGTCATTCAGGTTATTCGCGGTTATCTTGTTAAACGATACTGCGGACCGGCGCTGGATCATTTTTCCGGTACCGCCAAACTTGAAGACTTCAGTCATGCTTTTAACATTCAAAATGATGCCGCACCTTACTCACTGACGACCTTGCCGCTGGAATATAGCACATTGATGGGTGGCGATTACCGTACGCCAGCTTACGCCGTGCGTAACGGTCACGGTCAGCTGATTGGTAATCTCAAGTTTGACCACTATCAAATCCTTGCTGGCAATGAAAGCTTTAACGGTACCTTGCCGACAGCGCGGACACCGCACGGGCAAACGCTGATCATAACGATGCACGATGAAACCCAGACGCTTGCTGTCAGGCTCAAATACACGATTGTCGGCGATTTGCCTGTCTTGCTCAAACAAGTTGAGTATCGTAATCTGACAGACACGACACTGACGATTACTCATGCCGCCAGCCTTCAACTGGATTTTGACGACCACGCTTATGACCTCATTACGCTGACCGGTGCTCATCTCAATGAGGCCAAAGTGACCCGCCAGCCGCTGACCCCCGGCAAAAAGTCAATCGGCAGTAATTATGGCGCCAGTGGGCCGCAAGGTGTCCCGGCGACGATTCTTGCAGCGCCAGCGACCAATGAATTTGCTGGGGAAGCTTTAGGCGTCACGATTTTGTGGAGCGGCAATTTTAACTATACGGCGCAAGTCGATCAGTTTGACAACAGCCGGCTCGTGATGGGACTGAATCCGGAGCTCTTTGCTTGGCAACTCAAGCCCGGCAAGCCATTTGTCACGCCGGAAGCAGCCGTCGCTTACACCAACGATGGCTTAAATGATCTCAGTCGAATTTTCCATCGCTTTTTCGCCGATCATGTCATGCCATTGCCGCGCAAAAACTTAATTGAATACAACACGTGGGAAACCACTTATTTTGACGTTAGCGAAGCCAAAATTCTTGCCGAGATTCCCAAAGCGGAAGAGTTAGGAGTTGAGTTACTGGTCATTGATGATGGCTGGTTCAAAAATCGGCCTAACGATGCTGGCCAACTTGGCGACTGGGTACCCGATCCCGTTAAATTTCCACATGGTTTGCGCCCGGTGGCTGACGCAATTCACGCTCGCGGCCTTGCTTTTGGACTTTGGGTCGAACCCGAAATGATCAGCGAAAATAGTGAGCTCTATGCCACCCACCCTGACTGGGCCATGCAATATGTCGGCCAAAAGCCTTTGCGTTCTCGCAATCAGCTTATTCTCGATCTCAGTCAGCGGATTGTGCAGGATCACTTGATCACAGTTCTAACTAACCTCGTGCGCGATAATCACATTGACTACCTCAAGTGGGACTATAACCGCCACTTCAGTCAACCTGGCAGTCCGGTGCTACCACCTGATCAACAAGGTGAAGTCGGCTATCGCTATACCCGCGGCTTATACCGGGTTTTGAAAACGTTACGCGACACTTTTCCAAAGCTACTCATCGAAAATTGTTCGTCCGGCGGTGGTCGTTTAGATGGCGGGATGATCTCCTACACCGACCAAACATGGACCAGCGATTTTACTGACCCGGTTTACCGCATGAAAATTATGAACGGCTTCTCGCTGTTTTTCCCGCTCAAAATTTTTGTCTCGCATTTCACCGCCTCCCCGAATCTACAAGATGCGCGGTTAACGCCCTTGCATACCCGCGCACTGTTAAGTCTGGTTGGCATCACTGGCATCGAATGCCCGCCGAGTCAGCTCAGTCCCGCTGAAGCCGCGGCGGTCAAGGCCAGTTTTGCCTTTTACAAAGCGAATCGCAAAGAATTGCAGAATGGTTTGCTTTTTCGGTTACGACCTAGCCATGTTAATCAAGACGAGGTTTGTTGGCTGATCACCAACGCCTCCAAAACCAAGGCACTGGTCTTGACTTCAGTCGGTGTCACTTCGCCGATTCCCCATTATCAACATGTACTGCTGCATTACTTGGACCCAAGATTGTCTTATCAAATCGACAACACAAAAAATGCCACCGGGTTAGAACTGAACCACGCCGGTGTTACCTTGCCACTTGCCCATGGTGATTTTTCGGCAACGCTCATGGAGTTAACGGCAGTAACCAACCTTCCGCAACCCACCGCAGCACCAACGCTTGATCAAATAACCACGCAAAGTTAG
- the yaaA gene encoding peroxide stress protein YaaA — MKFIIAPAKKMIRTQDDFPVQSQPKFRAQAGKLLLLMQQLTFSEAQALWHTSDKLTQTAYNQLQQSDLTRQQSPAIFSYSGIQYQYMAPDLLDDAGLVYIQQHLRILSGLYGILRPFDGVVPYRLEMQNHLPLPHHRNLYDFWGNRLYQALARMPGPIINLASDEYAKAIRPYLQAKDQFIDVRFAHRVNGQLKTRATYAKMARGEMIRFAASHRLTKAADLKNFDFPTYRFNAHLSTATQLVFIAK; from the coding sequence ATGAAATTTATCATCGCTCCCGCAAAGAAAATGATCCGCACTCAAGACGATTTCCCGGTCCAAAGCCAGCCCAAATTCCGTGCCCAAGCTGGCAAACTGTTACTGCTGATGCAACAATTGACCTTTTCTGAAGCGCAGGCGCTGTGGCATACCAGTGACAAACTCACGCAAACCGCCTACAATCAACTGCAGCAAAGTGACCTGACTCGCCAACAGTCGCCGGCCATCTTCAGCTATTCTGGCATTCAATACCAATACATGGCCCCGGACTTGCTAGACGACGCCGGTCTGGTGTATATCCAGCAACATCTTCGGATTTTGTCAGGACTGTATGGCATTTTGCGCCCATTCGATGGCGTTGTGCCTTATCGCTTAGAAATGCAAAATCACTTACCTCTGCCTCATCATCGCAATCTATATGACTTTTGGGGCAACCGCCTTTATCAGGCTTTAGCCAGAATGCCCGGCCCCATCATCAACCTCGCCTCTGACGAATATGCCAAAGCCATTCGCCCCTACTTGCAAGCAAAAGATCAATTCATAGATGTTCGTTTCGCCCATCGCGTTAACGGTCAACTAAAAACCCGTGCCACTTATGCCAAAATGGCCCGTGGTGAAATGATTCGTTTTGCCGCCAGCCATCGGTTAACCAAGGCGGCTGATTTGAAAAATTTTGATTTCCCGACTTATCGTTTCAATGCTCACCTTTCAACAGCAACACAACTGGTGTTCATCGCGAAGTGA
- a CDS encoding DUF2087 domain-containing protein gives METSNNFVCENSELTHGYRLKDHHYQCRYCPVTFAADEVYPQDGHFFTAEAMIRQHVAQVHHGALAALVAQPAGQLGVSSSQQTVLQLFAQGLSDTVIAQRLKVSPSTIRNYRFKFREKAQQAQQFLAAMTLLAMPDAMIIPHDGAKMIDDRYAITPEERTKTLKSFMDADGRVTNWPSKEKRKLIILSEIFKGFDPQKNYSETAVNEILKQHVEDYVTVRRNLIEYGFLDRTADGRTYWVKASGPQI, from the coding sequence ATGGAAACTTCAAACAATTTTGTTTGCGAAAATTCAGAGCTAACGCACGGTTATCGGCTCAAAGATCATCATTACCAATGCCGCTACTGTCCGGTCACATTTGCTGCGGATGAAGTCTATCCGCAAGATGGCCATTTTTTCACAGCTGAAGCCATGATCCGTCAGCATGTCGCCCAAGTCCATCATGGCGCGCTTGCAGCGTTAGTGGCACAACCCGCTGGTCAACTTGGGGTGTCATCCAGTCAACAGACAGTTTTACAATTGTTCGCCCAAGGACTCAGTGATACTGTCATCGCGCAACGTCTCAAAGTCTCGCCTTCCACCATCCGCAACTACCGCTTTAAGTTCCGTGAAAAGGCGCAACAGGCACAACAATTTCTCGCCGCCATGACGCTGCTAGCGATGCCAGACGCGATGATCATCCCTCACGACGGTGCAAAAATGATCGATGATCGATATGCGATCACGCCTGAGGAACGAACCAAGACACTCAAAAGTTTCATGGACGCTGATGGTCGCGTGACGAATTGGCCATCAAAAGAGAAACGCAAGCTCATTATTTTGTCGGAAATTTTCAAAGGCTTCGATCCTCAAAAGAACTACTCGGAAACCGCGGTCAATGAAATCCTTAAGCAGCACGTTGAGGATTATGTCACTGTCCGGCGTAATTTGATTGAATACGGCTTTCTCGATCGAACCGCAGATGGCCGCACGTATTGGGTCAAGGCTAGTGGTCCGCAAATTTAA
- a CDS encoding ATP-dependent DNA helicase: protein MANQEQVYENVDLQVIKLLFNSDNGDYKVYAVRILNPNPALKMTLTQEATITGDMGYYNRRAIITADLVYDDAGSLRYNKPSYKLARLHFGLPKEPRRQWQLIDTLLVHQPTVRRRLHEHFADDTPILTIFSTDQVKPNSVPGIGPATIKKIATAIRGKLEIAVLANHWGKALSSMTYEKIWLAYKDANLAMQSIDANPYLLMSVAQLDFKKVDTFAKMRGIAANDPHRLTAGLQYIFRTAVLTQGLTYITITWFRQQAATLLAVREADLKMFADPQEALQYGFLLNEQYGLVTSCDMFATEGSVARIIKVAQKTAEPLMAPDELDDALDQFLDRFHLTINDQQRAAFQNVNRHGLSVLNGSAGTGKTWLTDLLVRFFNAQAKEKSVLLAPTGRAAKVLAKYTHEPAATIHAYLHLLPGEETGQFDADADWETFGDARLIVVDESSMLTTPLAYTVLKNVNFKKAHVLFVGDVFQLPPIGPGNFLKDCLDDEQVAATTLTRVYRQDSQSGVLALANRIRERLALPFGPDDDRYVSGNVALYNQRNAGRVFDAGVKAYQDALVKSGQQIDAQLLIVNKNIGATGRLRFNAELQALVNPAKNGEPEYISSYVDPVTNQKHHLRLNDRVMILKNDKHVPLVDPKTWQRRAVLGENGLQQTDDFGTKRWRETIVANGDTGVVAHIDTKRHFVVVQIGQQYCYYSFGSVPRDLTLAYAITVHKAQGGQADTVIAIVNGADMMLNAQSFYTALTRTQQQFIFFGDFRVLLARTKIYPIDARHDLLGSFLSGQLTVDTFSRYTFDQVLAWLDKRHAERLSTRPALEAEEVKPSEQPFAVRYAEQLDILDQIVDEVAQLPARKPARDV from the coding sequence ATGGCTAATCAGGAACAAGTTTATGAAAATGTTGATCTGCAAGTGATCAAGTTGCTGTTTAATAGCGATAACGGTGATTATAAAGTTTACGCCGTGCGGATTCTGAATCCGAATCCGGCGCTTAAAATGACGCTCACCCAAGAGGCAACCATTACCGGTGATATGGGCTACTACAATCGCCGAGCGATCATCACCGCTGATTTGGTTTACGATGATGCTGGCTCATTGCGTTATAACAAGCCGTCTTACAAATTGGCGCGGTTGCATTTTGGCTTGCCCAAAGAACCGCGCCGGCAGTGGCAGCTGATTGACACGTTACTGGTGCATCAGCCGACAGTTCGGCGCCGATTGCATGAACATTTTGCGGATGATACCCCGATCTTGACAATTTTTTCAACCGATCAGGTAAAACCGAATAGTGTCCCGGGCATTGGTCCCGCCACAATTAAGAAAATCGCTACCGCCATCCGCGGCAAACTGGAAATTGCCGTGTTGGCCAATCACTGGGGCAAGGCACTAAGCTCAATGACTTATGAAAAAATTTGGTTGGCTTATAAAGATGCCAATTTGGCCATGCAAAGTATTGATGCCAATCCGTACCTGTTGATGTCAGTTGCCCAGCTTGATTTCAAGAAAGTCGACACCTTTGCTAAAATGCGTGGCATTGCAGCGAATGATCCGCATCGGCTTACGGCAGGATTGCAATATATTTTTCGCACCGCTGTACTCACGCAAGGATTGACCTATATCACCATTACGTGGTTCCGGCAGCAAGCCGCTACTTTATTGGCTGTACGCGAAGCCGATTTGAAAATGTTTGCTGATCCGCAAGAAGCCTTGCAATACGGCTTTTTACTTAACGAGCAGTATGGACTTGTGACGAGTTGCGATATGTTTGCCACAGAAGGATCGGTGGCGCGGATTATTAAAGTCGCTCAAAAAACAGCCGAGCCGTTGATGGCTCCGGATGAGCTAGATGATGCTCTCGATCAGTTTCTCGATCGGTTTCATTTAACCATTAATGATCAACAGCGCGCCGCTTTTCAAAATGTGAACCGTCATGGCTTGAGCGTTTTGAATGGCAGTGCTGGCACCGGTAAAACTTGGTTGACCGATTTGCTGGTTCGGTTTTTTAACGCCCAAGCAAAAGAGAAAAGTGTCTTGCTTGCACCAACTGGCCGCGCCGCCAAAGTTTTGGCAAAGTATACGCACGAGCCAGCTGCTACGATTCATGCTTATCTGCATCTACTGCCAGGTGAAGAAACCGGCCAGTTTGACGCGGATGCCGACTGGGAAACCTTTGGCGATGCGCGACTCATTGTGGTGGATGAAAGCTCAATGCTGACAACGCCGCTAGCCTACACGGTTTTGAAGAACGTTAATTTCAAAAAGGCGCATGTGCTGTTTGTCGGTGATGTTTTCCAACTGCCGCCCATCGGTCCCGGCAACTTTTTAAAAGATTGTCTAGACGATGAACAGGTGGCGGCGACAACACTGACGCGCGTTTATCGGCAAGATAGCCAGTCCGGCGTGTTAGCACTAGCTAATCGCATTCGTGAGCGGTTAGCGCTGCCTTTTGGACCAGACGATGATCGCTATGTCAGCGGCAACGTGGCGCTGTATAACCAACGCAATGCTGGCCGGGTGTTTGATGCTGGGGTGAAGGCGTATCAGGATGCGCTGGTCAAAAGTGGTCAGCAGATTGATGCGCAATTGTTGATCGTGAATAAAAACATCGGCGCAACTGGCCGCTTGCGATTTAATGCTGAGTTGCAAGCGTTGGTCAACCCGGCTAAAAATGGCGAACCGGAGTATATCAGCAGTTACGTGGACCCGGTCACTAATCAAAAACATCACTTGCGCCTCAATGATCGGGTCATGATTTTGAAAAACGACAAACATGTCCCGCTTGTTGATCCGAAAACATGGCAACGGCGTGCAGTGCTGGGCGAAAATGGCTTGCAACAGACCGATGATTTTGGCACTAAACGTTGGCGTGAGACAATTGTGGCAAACGGCGACACAGGGGTGGTAGCCCATATTGATACCAAACGCCATTTTGTTGTGGTCCAAATCGGCCAGCAATATTGTTACTACAGTTTTGGCAGCGTGCCGCGCGATTTGACGTTGGCTTATGCGATTACGGTGCATAAGGCCCAAGGTGGGCAGGCAGATACCGTTATTGCCATTGTCAACGGCGCCGACATGATGCTCAACGCCCAAAGCTTTTATACGGCGTTGACGCGCACCCAGCAGCAATTCATCTTTTTTGGTGACTTTCGGGTGCTCTTAGCCCGCACCAAAATCTATCCCATCGACGCTCGCCATGATTTGCTTGGTAGTTTTCTATCCGGCCAACTGACAGTCGATACGTTCAGCCGCTATACCTTTGATCAGGTCTTGGCTTGGCTGGATAAGCGGCACGCTGAACGCTTATCCACGCGACCCGCGCTGGAAGCAGAGGAAGTCAAACCAAGCGAGCAACCATTTGCCGTTCGTTATGCGGAACAACTGGACATCTTGGATCAGATTGTCGATGAGGTTGCTCAATTGCCGGCTAGAAAACCTGCTCGGGATGTTTGA
- a CDS encoding WxL domain-containing protein gives MSKKLWLSGVAFAGLVVGSIATGSSLVAADNTVGTTNTTVAVTGGTIDLAVPDTLTFPSEPVEGIVRANVNETVNSADNSLLTINDFRGTDAGYTVSAKASAITAANGDVLPGAAIELTPDAPAVTNADAPTWSKAVTLTDSDQPLFATTKSLNGAGISSYDLNKTTLAIPEDNAVKAESYSGIITFTLTPGQPAAPATAQ, from the coding sequence ATGTCAAAGAAATTGTGGTTGAGCGGTGTCGCGTTTGCCGGTCTCGTTGTGGGGAGTATTGCAACCGGTTCATCGCTTGTAGCTGCGGACAATACCGTTGGCACGACAAATACGACAGTCGCAGTGACAGGTGGCACAATCGACCTTGCAGTGCCTGACACACTGACTTTTCCAAGTGAGCCTGTCGAAGGGATTGTTAGAGCCAATGTCAACGAGACGGTTAATTCCGCTGACAACTCATTATTAACGATCAATGACTTCCGCGGTACGGACGCCGGGTATACGGTGTCGGCCAAAGCGTCTGCGATCACAGCCGCTAATGGCGATGTTCTGCCAGGCGCGGCCATCGAACTAACGCCGGATGCCCCAGCAGTGACGAATGCTGATGCCCCGACTTGGAGTAAAGCGGTAACGTTGACGGATTCAGATCAACCATTATTCGCTACGACCAAATCGCTAAACGGTGCCGGCATTAGCAGTTATGATCTGAACAAAACAACGTTGGCAATTCCTGAGGACAACGCTGTTAAGGCTGAAAGCTATTCCGGTATCATCACCTTTACATTGACACCTGGTCAGCCAGCTGCACCAGCTACTGCACAGTAA
- a CDS encoding PfkB family carbohydrate kinase, which yields MKVIAIGDNVVDLYPADKQMYLGGHAANTAVFAAELGLQAAYIGTFGNDARGDFARRMLVERGVDVQHSLQYAGRNAFTTITGKDGARRKVVGEPPQELRLDPEDIAYINSFDLVYLNSESHADAFLQAITARKVYDFSILDDDKLFKKIAPQIDLAYLSGKARSDDDVEALMRRVAAAGCDRIVCSRGLRGSAALVDGMMSWQQALGVKAVDSLGAGDAYITSFAATLYSSSKPTLDAKVSESLSHAAKFASAQVLLPGSFGHGAPLIS from the coding sequence GTGAAAGTCATTGCGATTGGAGACAATGTCGTTGATCTTTATCCGGCTGATAAGCAGATGTATCTTGGCGGTCATGCAGCGAATACGGCGGTTTTTGCCGCCGAACTCGGCTTGCAGGCAGCCTATATCGGGACGTTCGGGAATGATGCGCGTGGCGATTTTGCGCGGCGCATGTTGGTCGAACGCGGCGTAGATGTGCAGCATTCGCTACAATATGCCGGTCGAAATGCTTTTACAACGATCACAGGCAAAGACGGGGCACGGCGTAAAGTGGTCGGCGAGCCGCCACAAGAGCTGCGACTTGACCCAGAGGACATTGCCTATATCAATAGTTTCGATCTGGTCTATCTGAATAGTGAAAGTCATGCGGATGCTTTTCTGCAGGCTATCACAGCGCGCAAGGTTTATGACTTTTCGATCCTTGACGATGACAAACTGTTTAAAAAGATTGCGCCACAGATTGATCTCGCCTATCTTTCTGGCAAAGCACGGTCTGATGATGATGTGGAGGCATTGATGCGCCGGGTTGCGGCGGCTGGTTGCGATCGGATTGTTTGTTCACGCGGATTGCGTGGTTCGGCGGCGCTGGTCGACGGCATGATGTCTTGGCAGCAGGCGCTTGGCGTGAAGGCGGTGGATTCGTTGGGAGCAGGGGATGCTTATATTACGTCCTTTGCTGCGACCTTGTATTCTTCTAGCAAGCCAACATTGGATGCCAAAGTTTCGGAATCATTAAGTCATGCGGCTAAATTCGCTTCGGCGCAGGTTTTGTTGCCCGGTTCATTTGGGCATGGCGCACCACTGATTTCGTGA